The Psychromonas sp. MME1 genome window below encodes:
- a CDS encoding chaperone NapD translates to MTDNELHISSLIVHINITKANKIEESINSLEGAEVITISPEGKAVVVLEAPNQRVIMEVIDAINEIDGVINTGLVYHEFEKLQA, encoded by the coding sequence ATGACAGATAATGAATTACATATTTCTAGCTTAATAGTTCATATTAATATTACGAAAGCGAATAAAATTGAAGAAAGTATTAATTCACTCGAAGGGGCTGAAGTGATTACAATCTCTCCTGAAGGTAAAGCGGTTGTCGTGTTAGAGGCTCCCAATCAGCGTGTCATTATGGAAGTGATTGACGCAATAAATGAGATAGATGGCGTCATTAATACCGGACTTGTGTATCACGAATTTGAAAAACTACAAGCTTAA
- the napA gene encoding nitrate reductase catalytic subunit NapA, whose translation MKFTRREFMKAQAAASAAAVAGITLPASASNLIASKDASKIKWDKAPCRFCGTGCSVLVGTQHGRVVATQGDPDAPVNKGLNCIKGYFLSKIMYGKDRLTTPLLRMTDGVYDKEGQFAPISWDAAFDIMAEKFKEALKKKGPTSVGMFGSGQWTVWEGYAAAKLMKAGFRTNNLDPNARHCMASAVAGFMRTFGIDEPMGCYDDLENADAFVLWGSNMAEMHPILWSRLTDRRLSNPDVRVHVLSTFTHRSFELADNGMIFTPQSDLVILNFIANYIIQNDAVDKEFVKKHTNFRKGVTDIGYGLRPTDPLQQAAKNPDSGDSTAITFEEFAKFVSTYDLDYTVKMSGVPAEKLIELAKVYADPNKKVTSYWTMGFNQHTRGVWANNLMYNVHLLVGKISKPGSGPFSLTGQPSACGTAREVGTFSHRLPADMVVNNPKHREITEKIWKIPEGTIEGKPGFHAVLQNRMLKDGKLNAYWVMCTNNVQAGANINEEIIPGYRNPENFIVVSDPYPTVTAQMADLILPTAMWVEKEGAYGNAERRTQFWHQQVNAPEGAKSDLWQLIEFSKRFKIEEVWPADLIAKMPEVKGKTLYDVLYRNGQVDKYKLDELKPDQLNDESRDFGFYVQKGLFEEYAIFGRGHGHDLASFDQYHKARGLRWPVVNGQETLWRFREGYDPYVEAGSEVQFYGKADKKAVIFALPYEPPAESPDKEYDLWLSTGRVLEHWHSGSMTRRVPELYRAFPDAVVFMHPDDAQSRGLRRGDAIVLASRRGELTSRVETRGRNRPPKGLVFMPWFDAKQLTNKITLDATDPLSKETDYKKCAVKITKKV comes from the coding sequence ATGAAATTTACTAGACGTGAATTTATGAAAGCACAGGCCGCCGCTTCTGCAGCGGCCGTTGCTGGCATAACACTACCAGCCTCTGCCAGCAATTTAATTGCCAGTAAAGATGCCAGTAAAATTAAATGGGATAAAGCACCATGCCGCTTTTGTGGGACTGGCTGTAGTGTTCTCGTTGGCACACAGCACGGCCGAGTAGTTGCGACACAGGGGGATCCCGATGCACCCGTGAATAAAGGTCTAAACTGCATTAAAGGCTATTTTTTATCAAAAATAATGTATGGCAAAGATCGCTTAACGACTCCCTTATTACGCATGACTGATGGCGTCTATGATAAAGAAGGTCAGTTCGCTCCGATTTCCTGGGATGCGGCCTTTGATATTATGGCCGAAAAATTTAAAGAAGCGCTAAAGAAAAAAGGGCCAACCTCTGTCGGTATGTTTGGATCAGGTCAATGGACTGTATGGGAAGGTTATGCAGCTGCTAAATTGATGAAAGCTGGATTTCGCACCAACAATTTAGATCCTAATGCGCGTCACTGTATGGCTTCTGCAGTTGCTGGCTTTATGCGTACCTTTGGCATCGATGAGCCGATGGGATGTTATGATGACCTCGAAAATGCTGACGCATTTGTGCTTTGGGGCTCAAATATGGCAGAAATGCATCCCATACTTTGGTCTCGCTTAACTGATCGTCGTTTAAGTAATCCCGATGTTCGTGTACATGTATTATCAACATTTACGCACCGTTCTTTTGAACTAGCCGATAATGGCATGATTTTTACACCACAAAGCGATTTAGTTATTCTTAATTTTATCGCTAACTACATTATTCAAAATGATGCGGTAGATAAAGAATTTGTTAAAAAGCATACCAACTTCCGTAAAGGAGTGACGGATATTGGTTATGGTCTGCGCCCAACAGATCCATTACAACAAGCCGCAAAAAATCCAGATTCGGGTGACTCAACGGCAATAACATTCGAAGAATTTGCAAAATTTGTATCGACATATGACCTTGATTATACAGTTAAAATGTCGGGTGTGCCTGCAGAAAAATTGATTGAATTGGCTAAAGTTTATGCAGATCCGAATAAGAAAGTCACCTCCTATTGGACCATGGGTTTTAATCAACATACACGGGGTGTATGGGCTAACAATCTGATGTACAACGTACATCTATTAGTCGGTAAAATATCTAAACCTGGTTCGGGGCCTTTCTCTTTAACGGGGCAACCCTCTGCCTGCGGAACAGCACGTGAAGTTGGGACATTCTCTCATCGTTTGCCTGCTGATATGGTTGTTAACAATCCTAAACACCGTGAAATAACAGAAAAAATATGGAAAATACCAGAAGGAACCATTGAAGGGAAACCGGGATTCCATGCAGTTTTACAAAACCGTATGTTAAAAGATGGCAAGCTCAATGCCTATTGGGTGATGTGTACTAATAATGTACAAGCCGGCGCGAATATTAATGAGGAAATTATTCCTGGTTACCGTAATCCAGAAAACTTTATTGTTGTTTCTGATCCTTATCCAACGGTAACGGCACAAATGGCTGATCTTATCTTACCGACGGCTATGTGGGTTGAAAAAGAAGGTGCTTACGGCAATGCAGAGCGACGCACTCAGTTTTGGCACCAGCAAGTTAACGCGCCTGAAGGGGCAAAATCAGATTTATGGCAGTTAATTGAGTTTTCTAAACGTTTTAAAATTGAAGAGGTATGGCCTGCTGATTTGATTGCAAAAATGCCAGAAGTGAAAGGTAAAACATTGTATGACGTACTTTATCGTAATGGACAAGTCGATAAGTATAAACTCGATGAATTGAAACCTGATCAGCTTAATGATGAATCGCGCGACTTTGGATTTTATGTACAAAAGGGGTTGTTTGAAGAGTATGCCATCTTTGGTCGTGGCCATGGGCATGATTTAGCGTCCTTTGATCAATACCATAAAGCACGAGGTTTACGCTGGCCTGTTGTCAATGGACAAGAGACGTTGTGGCGCTTCCGTGAAGGTTATGACCCCTATGTAGAAGCTGGCAGTGAAGTACAATTTTATGGCAAAGCAGATAAAAAAGCGGTCATTTTTGCCTTGCCCTATGAGCCACCAGCAGAATCGCCTGATAAGGAATATGATTTATGGTTAAGCACTGGGCGTGTTCTTGAGCACTGGCATTCGGGGTCAATGACTCGCCGTGTTCCTGAATTGTATCGTGCATTTCCTGATGCGGTTGTATTTATGCATCCAGATGATGCTCAGTCGCGAGGGTTGCGCCGTGGAGATGCTATTGTCTTAGCTTCTAGACGAGGGGAGTTGACTTCCCGTGTTGAAACTCGTGGTCGTAATCGTCCACCTAAAGGTTTAGTGTTTATGCCTTGGTTTGATGCGAAGCAGTTAACGAATAAAATTACTCTTGATGCCACCGATCCACTTTCTAAAGAAACAGATTATAAAAAGTGTGCGGTTAAAATAACGAAAAAAGTGTAA
- the napG gene encoding ferredoxin-type protein NapG yields the protein MGKRPQRKKTRRQFLVDASKGACGAGFMGLGLASYSNHSQSISPQILRPPGALAESTFQSACVRCGLCVEACPYDILKLGRLFEPIATGTPYFIARTDPCEMCEDIPCQVACPTGALDPELKRIDDARMGLAVLIDQENCLNFQGLRCDVCYRVCPLIDDAITLEMHRNTRTGHHAVFIPTVHSDVCTGCGKCEQACVLEAAAIKVLPIALAKGELGKHYRWGWEEKQKAGKSLIDPVLDLPDRLPEGLK from the coding sequence ATGGGTAAGCGACCACAAAGAAAAAAAACACGGCGTCAATTTCTTGTTGATGCAAGTAAAGGTGCCTGTGGTGCAGGATTTATGGGGCTGGGGTTGGCGAGCTACTCCAATCACAGTCAATCAATTAGTCCACAAATACTGCGTCCACCAGGGGCTTTGGCTGAATCTACTTTTCAATCAGCCTGTGTCCGTTGTGGTTTATGTGTGGAAGCTTGCCCCTACGATATATTAAAACTAGGGCGCTTATTTGAACCGATTGCGACGGGGACTCCTTATTTTATAGCTCGCACGGATCCCTGTGAAATGTGTGAAGATATTCCATGTCAGGTAGCTTGTCCAACGGGGGCGCTTGATCCTGAGCTGAAGCGTATTGATGATGCTCGAATGGGGTTAGCTGTATTAATTGATCAAGAGAATTGTTTAAACTTTCAAGGGCTACGCTGTGATGTTTGTTACCGTGTTTGCCCTTTGATTGATGATGCCATTACCTTAGAGATGCACCGTAATACGCGAACGGGTCATCATGCGGTATTTATTCCTACAGTACATTCCGATGTTTGCACGGGGTGTGGTAAATGTGAGCAGGCTTGTGTGTTAGAAGCGGCGGCAATTAAAGTGTTACCCATTGCCTTAGCTAAAGGTGAGTTAGGTAAACATTACCGTTGGGGGTGGGAAGAGAAACAAAAAGCAGGTAAGTCTTTAATTGATCCCGTATTGGACCTTCCTGATCGGCTACCTGAGGGACTTAAATGA
- the napH gene encoding quinol dehydrogenase ferredoxin subunit NapH has product MKSDQLGKAAVAKKGWLLANRFLLLRRISQGFILILFLLGPLAGVWIIQGNLSSSLLMQTIPFSDPFILLQSVAAGFQPLWQALLGMLIVLFFYLIVGGRVFCSWVCPINLITDAAAWLRRKLKLRKERVISRDWRYWILAMVIILPIFTGVMSWELINPVSAFHRGLFFGMGFGWILFLMIFIFDFIAVEKGWCGHLCPMGAFYSLINRFSLIKVAALNREKCTNCLDCFDVCPEPDVLKDPVHGSESTLVSDINCTNCGRCIDVCAEDVFIITTVLHGKK; this is encoded by the coding sequence ATGAAAAGCGATCAGTTAGGTAAAGCTGCCGTTGCAAAGAAAGGCTGGTTACTGGCCAACCGTTTCTTATTACTGCGTCGCATTTCGCAGGGCTTTATATTAATACTGTTTTTATTGGGGCCTCTAGCTGGGGTTTGGATTATTCAGGGTAACTTAAGTTCAAGCTTACTTATGCAAACCATCCCTTTTAGTGATCCTTTTATTTTACTACAAAGTGTGGCTGCTGGTTTTCAGCCTCTTTGGCAAGCGTTATTAGGCATGCTGATCGTTTTGTTCTTTTATTTAATTGTGGGAGGACGTGTTTTTTGCTCTTGGGTCTGCCCCATTAATTTAATCACGGATGCTGCAGCTTGGTTGCGTAGGAAGTTAAAGCTTAGAAAAGAGAGAGTAATAAGCCGTGATTGGCGTTATTGGATACTGGCAATGGTGATAATATTGCCTATTTTTACTGGCGTGATGTCATGGGAACTTATTAATCCTGTCTCGGCATTTCACCGTGGTCTGTTTTTTGGGATGGGCTTTGGTTGGATATTGTTTTTGATGATATTTATCTTTGATTTCATCGCAGTAGAAAAGGGATGGTGTGGGCATTTATGCCCGATGGGCGCATTCTATTCACTGATTAATAGATTTAGTTTAATCAAGGTTGCAGCTCTAAACCGTGAAAAATGCACTAATTGTCTAGATTGTTTTGATGTTTGCCCTGAGCCCGATGTATTAAAAGATCCCGTTCATGGTAGTGAAAGTACCTTAGTCAGTGATATAAATTGTACGAATTGTGGTCGTTGTATCGATGTTTGTGCAGAAGATGTTTTTATAATTACGACCGTATTACACGGTAAGAAATAG
- a CDS encoding nitrate reductase cytochrome c-type subunit translates to MKKLLTAIITVGIVAFSASPSWSADTAIITDDGGVESLRGYERISDTNQAELLKHIQKDREPIDRSYVHQPPLIPHDIRGYDVTLNANKCLSCHSWKNAGKVGATKISPTHFVTRDNITLSDVSPRRYFCLQCHVPQADAKPLVENNFEPVESLQ, encoded by the coding sequence ATGAAAAAATTGCTAACAGCTATCATAACAGTGGGGATTGTCGCTTTTTCGGCTAGCCCTTCATGGAGTGCCGATACAGCTATTATTACCGATGATGGGGGTGTTGAATCTTTACGTGGGTATGAACGGATTTCTGATACTAATCAGGCCGAACTACTGAAACATATTCAAAAAGATAGAGAGCCAATCGATCGAAGTTATGTACATCAACCCCCTTTAATCCCCCATGATATTCGTGGTTATGATGTCACATTGAATGCAAATAAGTGTTTGTCTTGCCATAGTTGGAAGAATGCCGGAAAAGTTGGCGCCACCAAAATAAGCCCAACACATTTTGTCACTCGTGATAACATCACCTTATCAGATGTTTCGCCACGTCGTTATTTTTGCCTTCAATGTCATGTGCCGCAGGCAGATGCCAAACCTTTGGTCGAAAATAATTTTGAACCAGTTGAATCATTACAATAA
- a CDS encoding NapC/NirT family cytochrome c, translating into MLKFLKRLWVIMKSPSSAAMGFILMLGFLGGIIFWGGFNTVMEATNTEAFCAGCHAPIVKEIRETIHYSNRSGVRAICSDCHVPHNWTDKIVRKVQASKELFAFAMGTIDTEEKFLARRGHLARREWQRMEENKSQECRNCHEFDFMDFSEQGPRSVKMHSTALAAGEKTCIDCHKGIAHKLPDMTGVEGW; encoded by the coding sequence ATGCTAAAATTTTTAAAACGCTTGTGGGTTATCATGAAGTCTCCATCATCGGCTGCAATGGGATTTATTCTCATGCTCGGATTTTTAGGAGGGATCATTTTCTGGGGCGGCTTTAATACAGTGATGGAGGCGACAAATACAGAAGCATTTTGTGCAGGTTGCCATGCGCCAATCGTTAAAGAGATCCGTGAAACGATACATTACTCGAATCGTTCTGGTGTGCGAGCTATCTGTTCTGACTGTCATGTACCTCATAACTGGACTGATAAAATTGTTCGTAAGGTACAAGCTTCTAAAGAGTTATTTGCCTTTGCGATGGGAACAATTGATACAGAAGAGAAGTTTTTAGCTCGCCGAGGCCATTTAGCGCGAAGGGAGTGGCAACGTATGGAAGAAAATAAATCACAGGAGTGTCGTAATTGTCATGAGTTTGACTTTATGGATTTTTCCGAGCAAGGGCCTCGTAGTGTGAAAATGCATTCAACAGCATTAGCCGCGGGTGAAAAAACCTGTATCGATTGCCATAAAGGTATTGCCCATAAGTTACCGGATATGACTGGTGTAGAAGGTTGGTAA
- a CDS encoding molybdenum cofactor guanylyltransferase produces MNIVGIVLAGGLSTRMGKDKANLKLAERTLLSRAVTLLDGLDFSATFVSGNYPEYDCIKDISVNNGPLSGIHACATALYPHYDALFIIPVDMPLLVKEHCLQLLEAFKEHPQGVYFEGATMPMILPLNKLLCDYLQSSLQFTEKKQFSLMRLLNTLQIQAIATNPSQYIYFKNSNTPQQWMECVNTFQKIKDNI; encoded by the coding sequence TTGAACATTGTAGGTATCGTATTGGCGGGTGGATTGTCGACTCGCATGGGTAAGGATAAGGCCAATTTAAAATTAGCTGAACGAACGTTACTTTCCCGTGCCGTTACATTACTTGATGGCCTTGATTTTTCCGCAACATTTGTTAGTGGTAATTATCCTGAGTATGACTGTATTAAAGATATCTCTGTAAATAACGGCCCACTTTCAGGGATCCACGCCTGTGCTACTGCTCTCTATCCTCACTATGATGCGCTATTTATCATACCCGTCGATATGCCGCTGTTAGTGAAAGAGCATTGCTTACAACTATTAGAGGCATTCAAAGAACATCCGCAAGGCGTCTACTTTGAAGGTGCCACTATGCCTATGATTTTACCTTTGAATAAACTACTTTGTGATTATTTACAGTCAAGCTTACAATTTACAGAAAAAAAACAGTTTTCATTAATGCGATTACTTAACACCTTACAAATACAAGCAATAGCGACCAATCCATCTCAATATATATACTTTAAAAATAGTAATACACCACAACAGTGGATGGAATGTGTTAATACCTTTCAAAAAATCAAAGACAATATTTAG
- the moaB gene encoding molybdenum cofactor biosynthesis protein B has protein sequence MSHLASKEFKTVKICVLTVSDTRTEETDTSGGYLRDALQQAGHHLQDKQIVIDDPYQIRAVVSHWIADPMVDAILITGGTGFTARDTTPEAVSVLFDKQVEGFGELFRHVSYEEIGSSTIQSRALAGFANNTVIFCMPGSTGACRTAWTKIIQEQLNSQHKPCNFIPHIGESCQ, from the coding sequence ATGAGCCACCTTGCCAGTAAAGAGTTTAAAACGGTTAAAATCTGTGTGCTGACAGTATCAGATACCCGTACAGAGGAGACAGATACTTCGGGGGGCTATTTACGCGATGCCTTACAACAAGCTGGACATCACCTGCAAGATAAACAAATTGTGATAGACGACCCTTATCAAATACGTGCCGTTGTTTCCCATTGGATTGCTGACCCTATGGTTGATGCAATTCTTATTACTGGAGGAACGGGGTTCACTGCTCGAGACACCACGCCGGAAGCGGTATCTGTTTTATTTGATAAGCAAGTAGAGGGCTTTGGTGAGCTATTTCGTCATGTATCCTATGAAGAGATTGGTTCATCAACGATTCAGAGTCGCGCATTAGCTGGGTTTGCTAATAATACGGTGATTTTTTGCATGCCGGGTTCAACGGGGGCATGTCGTACTGCCTGGACAAAAATAATTCAAGAGCAGTTAAATTCACAGCATAAACCCTGCAATTTTATCCCTCACATTGGGGAGAGCTGCCAATAA
- the moaC gene encoding cyclic pyranopterin monophosphate synthase MoaC has product MVNQFTHINQDGKANMVDVSDKEVTTRQAIAQAYVQMSEQTLALIINGAHHKGDVFATARIAGIMAAKRTADLIPLCHPLALTKVEVELTAESAHNRVKIQALCKLKGKTGVEMEALTAASVAALTIYDMCKAVQKDIIISDIKLVEKTGGKSGHFKLEERT; this is encoded by the coding sequence ATGGTAAATCAATTTACACATATCAACCAAGATGGTAAGGCTAATATGGTCGATGTCAGTGACAAAGAGGTTACGACGCGGCAAGCTATTGCGCAGGCATATGTGCAGATGTCAGAGCAAACCCTTGCGCTTATTATTAATGGAGCACATCATAAAGGTGATGTTTTTGCTACGGCCCGTATTGCTGGTATCATGGCGGCTAAAAGAACTGCTGATTTAATCCCCCTATGTCATCCGCTTGCTTTGACTAAAGTCGAAGTGGAGTTGACGGCTGAATCCGCTCATAATCGTGTAAAAATTCAAGCGCTTTGTAAATTAAAAGGTAAGACGGGCGTTGAGATGGAAGCGTTGACTGCGGCATCAGTCGCGGCCCTGACCATTTACGATATGTGTAAAGCAGTACAAAAAGATATCATCATAAGTGATATTAAACTCGTTGAAAAAACGGGTGGTAAATCAGGGCACTTTAAGTTGGAGGAGAGAACATGA
- a CDS encoding MoaD/ThiS family protein has translation MIRVFFFAQVREQVGVNELLLNSAENRDVTELLANLQGRGDNWQKSLGQANLLVAVNQVMSHRSQQLHSGDEVAFFPPVTGG, from the coding sequence ATGATACGGGTGTTTTTTTTTGCGCAGGTAAGAGAGCAAGTCGGTGTAAATGAACTGCTGCTAAATAGTGCTGAAAATCGTGATGTAACCGAGCTGTTAGCGAATCTACAGGGGAGAGGGGATAATTGGCAGAAAAGTTTAGGGCAAGCTAATTTATTAGTTGCTGTCAATCAGGTCATGAGTCATCGCTCGCAGCAATTACACAGTGGTGATGAAGTTGCATTTTTCCCACCCGTAACAGGTGGTTAG
- the moaE gene encoding molybdopterin synthase catalytic subunit MoaE, with product MVIVQNEDFNLQVEYDRLRAKSSVGAVVTFCGLVRDLNQGEKVSALTLEHYPGMTEKMLLDITEQANKRWQLIDCTVIHRVGELQLQDQIVFVGIASLHRGDAFAACEFIIDYLKTQAPFWKKEQLMGCDSHWVDARESDLAALNKWCEK from the coding sequence ATGGTTATAGTACAAAACGAAGATTTTAACCTACAGGTTGAGTATGACCGTTTGCGCGCTAAAAGTAGTGTTGGTGCTGTGGTTACTTTTTGTGGTTTAGTGCGCGATCTTAATCAAGGAGAAAAGGTTTCAGCATTAACGCTTGAACACTACCCCGGTATGACAGAAAAAATGCTACTAGATATTACAGAGCAAGCTAATAAACGTTGGCAACTGATTGATTGTACGGTTATACATCGCGTAGGAGAGCTGCAATTACAGGATCAAATTGTCTTTGTTGGAATCGCCAGTTTACATCGCGGCGATGCGTTTGCGGCCTGTGAATTTATTATCGATTATTTAAAAACGCAGGCGCCTTTTTGGAAAAAAGAGCAGCTTATGGGATGTGATAGTCACTGGGTCGATGCCCGTGAAAGTGACCTTGCCGCACTCAATAAATGGTGTGAAAAATAA
- the modA gene encoding molybdate ABC transporter substrate-binding protein has translation MQAQIKVAVASNFKATLSAIIDQYQQETGNEVVASSASTGTLYNQIVHGAPFDIFLSADSIHAEKIEQSKFALKGSRFTYAQGLLAFWQPRNVSVNLQSLGDFKGRLAIANPKLAPYGLAAKQSLEHFNLWNKLNYVKGTNIAQAYQFIESGSVQGGLVAYSLLVQENQSNYYLIPAHLYDPIVQQGVLMNTKNQVQAAQFINYLQSKPIQAFIQTQGYR, from the coding sequence GTGCAAGCGCAAATCAAGGTTGCGGTAGCGAGTAATTTTAAAGCAACACTCAGTGCAATTATTGATCAATATCAGCAAGAGACCGGTAATGAGGTAGTTGCTTCAAGTGCATCAACGGGAACCTTATATAACCAAATTGTTCATGGTGCACCTTTTGACATTTTTTTATCTGCCGACAGCATCCATGCTGAAAAAATAGAACAATCGAAATTTGCGCTAAAAGGGTCACGTTTTACCTATGCACAGGGACTGCTTGCTTTTTGGCAACCACGTAATGTATCTGTTAATCTACAGTCATTAGGCGATTTTAAAGGACGATTGGCGATTGCTAACCCTAAACTTGCCCCCTATGGCTTAGCGGCCAAACAAAGCTTAGAACATTTCAATTTATGGAATAAATTGAACTATGTAAAGGGAACAAATATAGCGCAAGCTTACCAATTTATTGAATCGGGAAGCGTGCAGGGCGGTTTGGTTGCCTATTCTTTATTAGTACAAGAGAATCAAAGCAATTATTACCTTATACCTGCGCATTTGTATGACCCCATTGTTCAGCAGGGGGTATTAATGAATACAAAAAATCAAGTGCAAGCCGCACAATTCATTAACTATCTACAATCTAAACCAATACAAGCTTTTATACAGACTCAGGGATATCGCTAA
- the modB gene encoding molybdate ABC transporter permease subunit — MLLETDISAIWLTLKLASLTTVILLLISPLLAWWLARSRSFFRPILESIVALPLILPPTVLGFYLLVAFSPDSFLGGLWRDLTGNSLAFSFSGLLIASVIYSLPFVVQPLQSAFVNLNDDYLEVAATLGFNPIETFYHIVFPMLLPSFIIAGALGFAHTIGEFGVVLMIGGNIPGETQVLSITLFEHVETLQYAQAELLAFILLAFSMTLLMLVYGILQKRQKRLTYA, encoded by the coding sequence ATGCTCTTAGAAACGGATATCAGTGCTATTTGGTTGACCTTAAAATTAGCCTCGCTAACGACCGTTATATTATTGCTCATCTCTCCTTTATTAGCATGGTGGCTGGCTCGAAGCCGCTCTTTTTTTCGTCCAATACTAGAGTCTATCGTTGCTTTACCTTTGATACTACCCCCGACGGTATTGGGCTTTTATCTGCTTGTTGCATTTTCACCCGATAGTTTTTTAGGGGGATTGTGGCGCGATTTGACAGGCAATAGCTTAGCATTCTCTTTTTCTGGTTTACTTATCGCTTCAGTGATTTACTCGCTACCCTTTGTTGTTCAGCCGCTGCAAAGCGCTTTTGTTAATCTAAATGACGATTATTTAGAGGTTGCAGCAACGCTTGGTTTCAATCCGATAGAAACTTTTTACCACATTGTTTTTCCAATGCTATTACCGAGCTTTATCATTGCAGGGGCGTTGGGGTTTGCGCACACGATTGGTGAATTTGGTGTGGTCTTAATGATTGGTGGCAATATACCTGGCGAAACCCAGGTGTTATCAATCACACTTTTTGAGCATGTGGAAACGTTGCAATACGCACAAGCAGAGTTGTTAGCTTTTATTTTACTTGCATTCTCAATGACCCTTTTGATGCTCGTTTATGGCATTTTACAAAAGCGTCAAAAGCGGCTGACCTATGCTTAA
- a CDS encoding TOBE domain-containing protein produces the protein MLINQGRVEALGSPEELFLNPDLSLVKHAHSGLLLKVTSLVYDEKYALLRGWLDGQEVFLTAHNIEGQQQVQVKVESKDVVIATALLNHCSLQNCLRVTISSIKPLLKGSVLLTLSTGKQKILAKVTCKSLYELDLQVNQSIFAYIKTLSILDDLN, from the coding sequence ATGTTAATTAACCAAGGGAGAGTAGAAGCGTTAGGCAGCCCTGAAGAGCTGTTTTTAAATCCTGATTTAAGTTTGGTTAAGCACGCTCATTCGGGGTTGTTGTTAAAGGTAACAAGCCTCGTTTATGATGAAAAATATGCCTTGTTAAGGGGCTGGTTAGATGGGCAGGAGGTGTTTTTAACGGCGCATAATATCGAAGGTCAACAGCAAGTTCAGGTTAAAGTAGAAAGTAAAGATGTGGTCATTGCTACAGCGCTTTTAAATCATTGTTCATTGCAGAATTGTTTACGAGTCACTATCTCTTCTATCAAACCATTACTAAAAGGAAGTGTTCTATTAACACTCTCTACGGGTAAACAAAAAATACTTGCAAAAGTTACCTGCAAATCCCTATACGAATTAGATTTACAGGTAAATCAATCAATATTTGCCTATATCAAAACTTTGAGTATTTTGGATGATTTGAATTAA